TCCTTCACCAAGCCGCCGATGGCATCGGCGATCCACGCCACCGTAGGTCCCGCTCGCCGAGCGGGACTGTGGTATCTGTTTAGCCGCGACGCGCAGCGGAGCGCGGTCTCAATAGCGCCGATCTGCTATCTGTTTAGCCTCAACGCGTAGCGGAGCGCGGTTTTTGGTTGCTGGTTTTTGGTATTTAGCGTTTGGAGTTTATCAACGTGCCCAGCTCCGGAGGAGCGACATCTTTATAGCCCACGATATTGACCAATCCTCCCAATTCTTAATTCTTCATTTTTAATTCTTAATTGCCTTCAGCGGGTAGCCCCGATCATTCACCGGGTATCCAAGGAACTTGTTCCTTGGCCGCGCAGCGGCAAGAAGCAGTTTTAGAGTAGTTCGGCTACAACCAATTTGCTTCTTGTGCTGGGCACACGGGAACAAGTTCCCGTGCCACCCGCAAAGAATAAACCAGTACCCGGTACGCGCCGAACGGGAAAATCTGTGCTTCGCTGTGCGTGTGTAGTGGAATGTTTGCAAATTCATCATGGGTCGGCAGCGAGTAACGGCATATCTACCTCTTCAGGCTTACGATTTGCCAGATTCAATTGCGTCATTTTGGGGTTGCACTAATTTTGGCACAGGACGGACAGGATATTTTGTTTACTTATATGAAATGGAATTGGTTGAAGAATTGAATACAATCTCATAAAAATGAGCTGGCTCACCAAGTGTAATATGATATTTGTCACCATACACATCGACCTTGTTTATTGAGGCATTGGGATACCAATCAATAACTTTCACTGCTAATATTTTACCTTGTTGTCTAACCTCAATGGCAAGACCAGGAAGATCGAGTGGGTCGGTACGATCACAGAGCACAAATTCATATTTACCAGCTTGAATTGTTTGGATGTCATAGCCCGAACAACCAACAAAGCTCAAAAAGAGAATGCCCAAGCCAAACAACACAAAACGACACCGCATTCCTACATTGAACAAAGCAGTAATTCTTGATTGACCCGATTTCGTCGGTGCCATCAGGATTTGGGTGAAAGTTAGAAAGTAGGGTTTATATAACATGTGCATTGAAAATTGTATTAAGGTAGCGGGTAGCCCCGATCATTCACCGGGTATCCAAGGAACTTGTTCCTTGGCCGCGCAGCGGCAAGAAGCAGTTTTAGAATAGTTCGGCTACAACTAATTTGCTTCATGTGCTGCGCACACGGGAACAAGTTCCCTTGCCACCCGCGGTACCGCCGATCCCAGGAGTAAACAACGTAGCAATTATCGGCTTTGGTCCAGCGCTGGCGGTTGCCGTGGGCGTCGTAAAGGTAGGTTCCCTGGTCGGCATCCTCAGGCAATATTATCGAGTGGCGACGGGGGGCGGTCAAGCAAAATCAGGCCATGGGAAATGTGGAATTACTTTAGGTCAATGTATTGACATATGTACAGTAATAGTGTAAGGTAGTGGAAGGGTGATTTGCGGCGTGGCGGCAGAAGCATTTAACCAAATACCAAAAGCCAGCAACCAAAAACTATTCCTCCATTTTCCACATGCCCTCACCCCGTCCCTCTCCCGATAAGACGTTGTCACAAATAGAAAGTAACTATCGGGAGAGGGGGGATTCGCCGCTGCGCGGCTAATAGAGATAGGGGCGGTGTTTTGTGTACCCCGGGTAGTCGCTGCGCTCCAGCCCGGTGCAAAGGGTTGCAACCGCTGCGCGGGAGGAGGGGAAGGCAATTAAGAATTAAAAATGAAGAATTAAGAATTGGGAGGATTGGTGAATATCGTGGGCTAGAAAGATAGCGCTCCTCCGGAGCTGCGTATTTTGCCAAAAGCCAAACACCAGATACCCAGTCCCGCTCGGCGAGCGGGACCTACGGTGGCGTGGATCGCCGATGCCATCGGCGGCTTGGTGAAGGAGCAATTCACCAAAAACCAGTCGCCAAAAACCAAATACCGCGTTCCGCGGCGCGTCGCGGTTAAATAAATACCAGATCGGCGAGTGAAACTCGCCGCTACGGCATGATCGGCGAGGAAAACTCGTCGGTACGGGGGGATCGGCGAGTGGAACTCGCCGTTACGGGGAAAATCGGCGACAGAATCGCCTCCTACAGGAAACATGGCGACGAAACGTCGCCGGTACGAGGAAATCGGCGACAGAAACTCGCCGCTACGGGGAAAATCGGCGACAGAGTCGCCTCCTACAGGAAACATGGCGACGGAACGTCGCCGCTACGGCATAATCGGCGAGTGGAACTCGTCGGTACTAATTCTCCACCACGGCCCAAAAGGGGTGCTGGCGCTCGCCGCGGGTGCGCACATCCTCGAGCAATATTTCCTCGCTGGCGGGAATGGACTTCCCCCGCACCAGCGATTGGCCATTGTAGATAATCTTGATTTCGCTATTAAAACTAACCATTTCGGGACTGAGCCAAATGCTAACTTTGGCTTGCGCCGGACCGCGAATAATGACCGAGTTCCCTTTGATCTCTTGTTCGATTTCCACGCCGCGGGCCATGTTTTGCACGCCAAAATCCCGCACCTCCAGCGACCAAAAGTAGTTATCCGTCGGCCGGCGGGTGGTGATTTTGTATTTTGCCGGAAATAACCGCAAATCCCGCGCGCGGTTCTTGCGATTCATCCAGTCAAACAGTCGCAGGATTTCATCGGAAAAGTTTTCGTGCCCCCGTCCCAAATACTGCACCACGGTAATATCAAACGCGCGGCTGAAATATTTGTCCCAGTGGGGCGCGTTGACCTTGATCACGCCGCAGTCCAATTCCCCATGCACAAAATACAACGGCAGAATCGACGCGTTTTGTTGGTAAAAGGCCACCGACTCCTTGATGGCCATCCCATTGATCGGAATTACTCCCGCCCACAGGTCGGGGTGTGACAGGCCGATATCCCAGGCGGCGTTCGCTCCCTGGGAGTGGCCGGATAAAAAGATTCGGTCGCTGTCGATATTGAATCGGCGGCAAGCGTCGCGGAGGGTCTTGGTGACGCGTTCATGTTCCTCCGGACTAGCGCTGTAGGCGCCATCGGTATAGGCCGGGGCAATGACAATATATCCATGCCGCGTGGCCTGGCCAAACCTTCCCCGGGGAGTGGCTTCTCCTGCCCACCAGGTCAGTTCCTGCGCGGGTGTCATCCCCTGCGCGTGCAGACAGACAATCGCCGGGTAGCTGCGGTAAGGATCGTATTCCGGCGGCAGCAAGACCTGATAGCTGTAGTTGGGTTGGTTGGGTTGGCCGGGAACTTCCAATGTTTGAACTTCTTTCAATTCCGCCGCCGGAGGGAGGGGCCAGACAGGAGTCATGTGGCGAATGATCCGCGTGAGCAACTCCACGGAGTTCGCTTCTTCTTGTTGGATTAGCTGTAGCAGTTCAGCCCGTTTAAGCGAGTTTTTTTCCAGCAAATAATCCCGCACCAGATTGCGCGTCTTATATAACGATAGCCCTACCAACGGATTATTTAACGCCGAATTTGGCCCCGCCAGCCAGCCGGTCACCGCCAGGGCCAGCTTTTGCTCATCGCGCAGGTTTTTATCACCGCGCAAATTTTCGTACGGGGCCAGTCGCTCGATATTATGCCGGCTCAGTTCGCGGCAAATTTCGGCAACGGGTTCCGCCCACAACTCGCGGGTGCCGCTGGGTAGATCAGCCGCCAATTTACCTAGTTCGGCGATCAGGGCGTCCCGGCGGACCGTCAATTGCTCGTCTTCTTCTAAAATTTGCTTGATTTGTTGCTGCGTGACGCCGCTCAGACCCTCCTGGGGAAATTGCCGCAGCAGGCTATTCGCCAGTTGGTGTTGACCGCTATTGCGCCGCAGTTCGATTTCCCGCAGAAGTGTCTTGGCCCCCAGTTGTTGAATTGTTCCCAACACCTGCTTGGGCAGGGGATCATCGGGAAAAGTTTTGGCCAGATCCTGCAACTCGACTTCGGCATCGCGGTAGCGTTCGGCATCGATCAGCAGACGGACCAGCTTGAGCCGATGGTTGAGGTTAGGCTCTGTCCCTCCCTGAAATTTGCGGACAATTTTACTCAGGGTATCGCGGGGAATACTGCTAGTGGCGATGCGCATATCCCAGACCAAATTACCCCCGGCGTTTAGGCCCTCCACCTTGGCCCAGCGGGAGGTCAGGGTGGTGATCCCCTGGATCACCTTGACCGGCCCGGCGGCGGTGGAGATCTCCACGGTGCGGCGGCCAAATTCGTCAAAGGGTTGCATCCCCAAAAACGGCCCGACACAGGCGACGCGGTTGTCGCCATCCGCGACGCGTTGGGGAATTTTGATTTTTTCCAGCGGATCGGCGGCGGGCTTGAACGTGTTTTCGCGTAGCAGGCGATAGGGCACAAAGGTGCGTGTCAGGTCATTGTCGCATAAAAAAATCGGGGTCGAGGCCTCGGGATCGATATTCGCCAGGGGGTCCTCGGCCGTTTTAGAGATTCTGGCGAACTGCCCATCCAGCACCCGCCCATCGCGATGCACAATTTCATCGGCGGGAGCCTGGGGTGCGGCCCAGAAACCGCACAGCCCCAGCATGAAGATCGCTGGGGGGATTTTCCAATCGAGATGCCCGCCTGCCGCGCTAGCCATAACTGTTCCCTGTTCCAGATTTTGCCGGGATTTTCCATCCAGGTTTTATTGTGGAATGTTTAAGTCCGGTTGGCAATCAAAACCGGCGACTCGGCAAAAAAAGCCTGGATTTTTCTTTATCCGCCCCACGATTGGACCCTGGCCCTGCCTCGTGGTTATAATCAGTATATTCACGGCAATCGGACGCCGTTAGGTTAACTCCCGCCCGACGGTGTTATTTGTGATATCCCGACGCTGGTTATTGCGGTTGATCGCCGGAGCATTGGCTTGGCCAATTTTATTGACGGTGCTGTTTTTGGTGGAACAGTTGCTAGCCGCCCTGGGCGATACCACCGGCGCGTTTTGGCTGCGTCGGTGTGCTATCTTTGGATTGGCCGTGTGGGGGGCTAATTTGGTCGGCCTGTTGGTGGTGACCGCCATTCGCCAATTGCGGCAGTCCAACTAGACGCTTCTCCCTTTTAATATCAATACAGCGCTATGCCGGTTCGGTTTCCTTGCAACGATTGTGGGCAAATGCTGGGGATCGGCACGCGCAAAATCGGAGCAGAAATTCAATGCCCCCGCTGCGGCAAACCGCTTATAGTCCCGGACGAAGTACTGGCCGAAAAGCTGTGCCAGCAGCGGCGCCCCCAACCGACGGCAAATTCCCCGGCAAGTTGGGATACTCCTCCCGAGATTTCCCTACCCCGTGAACGGATTCAGGCCTTTGAATCCGACGATGTCGAGCAAATCTTGCAGGCCCTGGACAATTTGGCTTCACCCGTTGCGCCACAACCACGACAGCAAATTCCTCCTCCCCCACCGCCTGCTACACCACCCACGCCTCCTCGTTCTCCAGGCTCTCGTCCTTCACAAACCAGCCAACCCACCGTGCAGCCCCGGCCCACGATCGCGGGGCATTCGCCCGAGGCAAAACCCCGTAACGGACACAAAGCCCCGCTAAATTCCTCCAACGCCAAAACCGTTCAAGCCCGGATTGTGAAGACTTCCGCTCCTCCGAGCGTGCCCCGGTCTGTGTCGCCGCCATCCTCCCCGGCTAGTTTAACTCCTCTGCCCAGTCTGGATGAGGATTCGCTTTTGGATGCTGACATGTCCGACGCGGTGGTCGTGGATAATCCCGTACTACAGCAACAGGTCCCCAGTGTCGAACGGCTGTTAAATGGCGAAGCCACGATGGTGACGGGTTTAACAAATAAATCCCGCGAAAACCTGGCTCCCCCAACCCCTCCGGCCTCAAAAACCGCGACATCCGTCGGAAATAGCGCCTTTCCCGCGTCTGCGGTTGAACACCAGCATGGCATCGCATCCATAGCGGTCCCCCCGGCTGCGGTTGCGGTCTCTTCCCCTACGACACCCGACGTCCCGGATGACCTTCCCGGTGGTATCTGGATCACCCATCGCACGCTTTACACCCAAATCGCCCTCTTACTGGGGCTGTCGTGCGCCACCTATTTCTTAGGCTGGTTGATCGGTGCCCGGGGAACGATGCAAGCCGAGTCCATTCAACAGGCTCAACGCCAGCAGCCCGCGCAACTCTCGGTGACGATAACTTATAAAGACGACCAAAAGCGCAATACCAAGGATGCCGGCGCGCTCGTGCTGATCTGGCCCGTGGATAGCCAACCCCTCAATCCGCTGGATTTGGAAGGATTTCGGCCCCAGGACGCGGATTTACCGGTCGATGCCCCCGCGCGCACGATCATTCAGCAAATGGGAGGAATTGTGGCCCGCAGTGACGCCGGGGGAACCGTGACAGGTGTCACCCTTCCTAAAAGCGGCGATTTCTTTGTGCTCATTGTTTCCGCCCATGCCCGCCGCCCGCCGGGGGAAAAGATCAAAGATAACGAACTGGCCATCTTGGGCCGCTTATTCGCCGACAAGGCCCCCGACGTGCTGGGGGAGGCGGCTTACCGCTTTACAAAAAAACAGCTCAGCGGGCCGCAGGTTTTGCACCAGGCGTTTTAGCATCAGGCCCGGTCCCAGGGAAAAGGGAGCACGCTGGCCAGCGATTGCCCTTCTACCA
Above is a genomic segment from Pirellulales bacterium containing:
- a CDS encoding peptidase, producing the protein MASAAGGHLDWKIPPAIFMLGLCGFWAAPQAPADEIVHRDGRVLDGQFARISKTAEDPLANIDPEASTPIFLCDNDLTRTFVPYRLLRENTFKPAADPLEKIKIPQRVADGDNRVACVGPFLGMQPFDEFGRRTVEISTAAGPVKVIQGITTLTSRWAKVEGLNAGGNLVWDMRIATSSIPRDTLSKIVRKFQGGTEPNLNHRLKLVRLLIDAERYRDAEVELQDLAKTFPDDPLPKQVLGTIQQLGAKTLLREIELRRNSGQHQLANSLLRQFPQEGLSGVTQQQIKQILEEDEQLTVRRDALIAELGKLAADLPSGTRELWAEPVAEICRELSRHNIERLAPYENLRGDKNLRDEQKLALAVTGWLAGPNSALNNPLVGLSLYKTRNLVRDYLLEKNSLKRAELLQLIQQEEANSVELLTRIIRHMTPVWPLPPAAELKEVQTLEVPGQPNQPNYSYQVLLPPEYDPYRSYPAIVCLHAQGMTPAQELTWWAGEATPRGRFGQATRHGYIVIAPAYTDGAYSASPEEHERVTKTLRDACRRFNIDSDRIFLSGHSQGANAAWDIGLSHPDLWAGVIPINGMAIKESVAFYQQNASILPLYFVHGELDCGVIKVNAPHWDKYFSRAFDITVVQYLGRGHENFSDEILRLFDWMNRKNRARDLRLFPAKYKITTRRPTDNYFWSLEVRDFGVQNMARGVEIEQEIKGNSVIIRGPAQAKVSIWLSPEMVSFNSEIKIIYNGQSLVRGKSIPASEEILLEDVRTRGERQHPFWAVVEN